Proteins from a genomic interval of Desulfofustis limnaeus:
- the tnpC gene encoding IS66 family transposase — protein MKPATETTLPDDPEELKRIIVHLQQEQDRLQQEQGRLQQERNRLEREQDRYEQEINLLHERIRLLYGKLFGKKSEKHPAREDSPQLPLFDMPEPAEIEPERETVEVPSHTRQKRGRKPLPVELPRVEVVHDIDEAEKTCGCGARLDKIGEDVSEKLDLIPAIIRVIRHIRPKYACKQCEGLETEGGTVKIAPPPPQIIDKGIATAGLLAHILTAKFCDALPFYRQEKQFDRLGADVGRATMCNWAMKAAEACQPVLTLLHREIRSGPLINIDETTVQVLDEPGRAATTKSYMWVCRGGPTGTPGIRYHYAPSRSSTVARELLDGYAGIVQTDGYSGYDYLDHDPAILHAGCLAHVRRKFDEARRGSGKPSGKTGSADVALSYIGKLYRIESEAKRKGLTSEELRTLRQERAKPIFDDFRTWLHKKATQVVPKSLLGVAVHYALSQWDRLVVYLEHGEMTPDNNQAENAIRPFVVGRKNWLFAGTPKGARASADLYSLIETAKANGLEPYRYLRYLFEKLPFARSTEDYQALLPMRLRPEDVELKNIARGV, from the coding sequence ATGAAACCTGCCACCGAAACCACCTTGCCCGACGACCCGGAAGAACTGAAGCGGATTATCGTCCACCTGCAACAGGAGCAGGACCGCCTGCAACAAGAACAGGGCCGCCTGCAGCAGGAACGGAACCGCCTGGAACGGGAGCAGGACCGCTACGAGCAGGAAATCAACCTGCTCCACGAGCGCATCCGGCTGCTGTATGGCAAATTGTTCGGCAAGAAGAGCGAGAAGCACCCCGCTCGCGAGGACAGCCCGCAGCTGCCGCTGTTCGATATGCCGGAGCCGGCCGAGATCGAGCCGGAACGCGAAACAGTCGAAGTGCCGTCCCACACCCGGCAGAAGCGCGGCCGCAAGCCGCTGCCAGTGGAGCTGCCGCGCGTGGAAGTGGTTCATGATATCGACGAAGCGGAGAAGACCTGCGGCTGCGGCGCCCGGTTGGACAAGATCGGCGAGGACGTCTCCGAGAAGCTCGATCTCATCCCGGCGATCATCCGGGTCATCAGACATATCCGGCCCAAGTACGCCTGCAAACAGTGCGAAGGGCTGGAGACCGAGGGCGGCACGGTCAAGATCGCACCGCCCCCGCCGCAGATCATTGACAAAGGAATTGCCACCGCCGGCCTGCTGGCCCATATCCTTACCGCCAAGTTCTGCGACGCGCTGCCGTTTTACCGACAGGAGAAGCAGTTCGACCGGCTGGGCGCCGATGTGGGGCGGGCCACCATGTGCAACTGGGCGATGAAGGCGGCCGAGGCCTGTCAGCCGGTGCTGACGTTATTACACCGGGAGATCCGCTCGGGACCGTTGATCAACATCGACGAGACGACGGTGCAGGTGTTGGATGAACCGGGGCGCGCCGCGACGACGAAATCATATATGTGGGTCTGTCGTGGCGGTCCAACCGGAACACCGGGCATCCGCTACCATTACGCACCGAGCCGTTCTTCCACAGTGGCCCGGGAGTTGCTCGATGGTTATGCCGGGATCGTGCAGACCGACGGTTATAGTGGCTATGATTATCTCGACCACGATCCGGCGATCCTCCATGCCGGTTGCCTGGCCCATGTGCGGCGGAAGTTCGACGAGGCAAGACGAGGCAGCGGCAAACCATCCGGGAAAACGGGGAGCGCCGACGTGGCCCTGAGTTATATCGGCAAGCTCTATCGGATCGAATCCGAGGCCAAGCGAAAAGGGCTGACTTCCGAAGAGCTGCGGACGCTGCGCCAGGAGCGGGCTAAACCGATCTTCGATGACTTCCGTACCTGGCTGCACAAGAAAGCCACCCAGGTGGTGCCGAAGAGCCTGCTCGGTGTGGCGGTTCATTATGCACTGAGCCAGTGGGACCGGTTGGTGGTGTATCTGGAGCATGGTGAGATGACACCGGATAACAATCAGGCTGAAAATGCCATCCGGCCGTTCGTGGTGGGGAGGAAAAACTGGTTGTTTGCTGGGACCCCGAAAGGCGCCCGGGCCAGTGCCGATCTTTACAGTCTGATCGAGACGGCCAAGGCGAACGGGTTGGAACCGTACCGGTATCTTCGCTATCTGTTCGAGAAACTGCCGTTTGCTCGGAGCACGGAAGATTATCAGGCGCTACTGCCGATGCGGCTTCGTCCGGAAGATGTGGAACTGAAGAATATTGCCAGAGGGGTTTAA
- the tnpB gene encoding IS66 family insertion sequence element accessory protein TnpB (TnpB, as the term is used for proteins encoded by IS66 family insertion elements, is considered an accessory protein, since TnpC, encoded by a neighboring gene, is a DDE family transposase.), translating into MNRTAGGTTVYLALGATDMRKSINGLSLLVEEQFELDLFTGNLFAFCNRRRDMVKILYWDTNGFCIWLKRLEQDQFRWPQSEQEVMEISPTALNWLLHGLDVRQAHRRLSYGSVA; encoded by the coding sequence ATGAACCGGACAGCTGGAGGAACAACCGTGTACCTGGCGCTGGGCGCGACGGACATGCGCAAATCAATCAACGGCCTGTCGCTGCTGGTGGAAGAACAGTTCGAGCTGGACCTCTTTACCGGCAACCTGTTTGCCTTCTGCAACCGCCGCCGGGACATGGTCAAGATCCTCTACTGGGACACTAACGGCTTCTGCATCTGGCTCAAGCGTTTGGAGCAGGATCAGTTCCGTTGGCCGCAGAGCGAGCAGGAGGTGATGGAGATCAGTCCGACAGCTCTGAACTGGTTGCTGCATGGCCTGGATGTCCGCCAGGCGCATCGCCGGCTGAGCTATGGATCGGTCGCCTGA
- a CDS encoding regulatory protein GemA — MRKIVALWISLYKAGVVKDRSDRALQHYVKRMTGVDNLRWCDGDQVNKVCQALIEWCRRVDVDVDG; from the coding sequence ATGCGCAAGATCGTCGCTTTATGGATCTCCTTGTACAAAGCCGGGGTAGTAAAAGACCGGAGCGACCGGGCCTTGCAGCATTATGTGAAAAGGATGACCGGGGTAGACAATCTGAGATGGTGTGACGGGGATCAGGTGAACAAGGTGTGTCAGGCGCTTATCGAATGGTGTCGGCGAGTGGATGTCGATGTCGACGGTTGA
- the tnpA gene encoding IS66 family insertion sequence element accessory protein TnpA produces the protein MEQEAIKNRRTKQSFWQHHIDDWRQSGKSQRRYCLAHGLALATFGYWRRKIREGRTEKPHFYPLVLSGQSFRSKTTHMSHSGLRVVLGNNRFTIEIDDHFSPAVLRDLVTTLEQL, from the coding sequence ATGGAACAGGAAGCAATCAAGAATCGCAGGACAAAACAGTCGTTCTGGCAGCACCACATTGACGACTGGCGTCAATCAGGAAAAAGCCAACGGCGCTATTGCCTGGCACACGGACTAGCTCTGGCCACCTTTGGCTACTGGCGACGGAAAATAAGAGAGGGGCGTACCGAGAAGCCGCACTTCTATCCGCTGGTGCTCTCCGGCCAATCTTTCAGAAGCAAAACGACTCATATGAGCCATTCAGGTTTGCGCGTCGTGCTCGGCAACAACCGTTTCACCATCGAGATCGATGACCATTTCTCGCCGGCGGTTTTGCGGGACCTGGTCACCACCCTGGAACAGTTGTGA